In Desulfatiglans sp., the sequence TGACTGCGCTTTTACTTATTGTTGACAAATTGCGTATTGATATCGTTTCAGTTCTCTGTATGCTTTCCCTTGCATGGACTGGCATCCTGAGTCCCTCCGAGGTTTTGTCAGGGTTTTCATCCAATGCAGTTATAACCATGATAGCAGTGATGATCCTTGGGAGGGGCATCTCACGAACAGGCCTGATGGCAAGGTTTTCTCAGTTGACTCTTAGATTTACCGGTAGCAGCCGCCCCAGAATTATCACAGTGCTCTCTGTTGCATCAGGAATAATGTCCGGTTTTGTTCAGAACATTGGCGCAGCAGCCCTGTTTCTGCCATCAATCATGAATATCTCCCGCAGCAGGAAGATACCTGCTTCAGGGCTTATCATGCCTGTTGGTTTTGCGATTATCCTGGGCGGCTCTCTTACCATGATCGGATCAGGCCCGCTTATGCTGGTGAATGATTTCCTCACAGGATCTTCTCTTTCTCCATATAAGCTTTTTTCGGTCACACCTCTGGGTCTCAGCCTTCTCTTCTCATACCTTCTCTTTTTTTTATTGCTCAGCAAATATCTTCTTCGGCAAAACAGAACAAAAGAAGAGACAGACGGGTTACAGGCCAGGCTTTTAGAGGAATGGGGGCTCTCTTCAAACATCCGCTATTACAAGCTTAGCGAAAAGAGCCCATTGATAGGCAAATCCCTTGAAGATGCGGGGATATGGGATGAATATAATCTTAATATTATTGCCGTAAGCAGGGATAAATCTGTGGAGTATGCACCTTGGAGGGAGACCAGGTTCGACTCCGGTCAGATTGTGGCCATCCTGGGAAAGGAGCAGAATACTGAAAATTTTGCAGCCGCGCATGACCTTGTCCCGGTTGCAAGGCCCAAAAGATTAAATATGCTGGATGACACAACCGGGGCCGGATTCGCTGAGGTGGTTGTGCCTCCACGCTCCGGGATCGCGGGTCACTCCATTAAAAATTTCGGTCTGAGACGGCATTACGGGATTGAGCCGGTTCTCCTGTATCACAGGGGCGAAAAGGTAAAAGGTAATTTTTCCGATGTTGAAATACAACCTGGAGACATATTTATTGTCCATGGCCTGTGGGAGAAGATTGCTGACATGAAGAGGAGCCATGATTTTGTAATTATTACACCGATCGAAATAGAGGAAAAAGATGTTTCAAGGGCATGGATTGCGCTTTTATGTTTCGCAATTTCAGCCGGGCTGGCAGTTGCAGGGTTCTCGATTCCCGTATCCTTCATGTCAGGGGGAATTGCAATGGTTCTGACAGGTGTATTACCCATAGATGAGGCATACAATGCCATTGACTGGAAGGTGGTATTTTTTATGGCAGGGCTCATCCCCCTGGGCATAGCCATGCAGAAAACAGGCACAGCATTATTTATTGCTGAGGGCATAATTTCAAGGATTCATGGAAGCCATATCTTTATCATACTTATGGCAATATCAGGGATAACTGTGCTGTTTTCACTTTTTATGTCTAATGTGGGCGCGGCAGTTATCCTGTTTCCAATGGTGATCAGCATGGCCAGTACCATGAATATTGACCCCCGCCCACTTGCGCTGCTTGTGGCTGTCTCCACCTCCAACTCATTTATACTTCCGACTCACCAGGTAAACGCACTCTATAAGACGCCGGGAGGGTACAGAAACATGGATTATGTAAAATCAGGGGGCGGATTGACCCTGCTATATCTGGCAGTTGTTGTAACTGTAATTTACCTTTTTTATCTATAAAAGGAAGCACAAGGTTTTTTAATAATTATTATTAACAATAGACAGGAGGACACCCGATGCTTTTAAAACACTTTTTTTTAGAAAAAATCGCTCACAGTTCATATATCCTTGCAGGCAGCAAGAGCTGCGCTGTGATAGATCCCAGACGGGATGCAGACCTCTACATCAACGAGGCACGCCAAATGGGAGTAAGGATTACTCATATACTTGAAACCCACCTGCATGCGGACTTTATCTCTGGTCACATGGACCTGGCAGCAAAGACAGGGGCAAAAATATATGCGCCCAAATCAGGCAAATGCACATTTGAACATGTTGCAGTATCAGAGGGTGACAGCTTTACTATCGAAGATATGAAGCTGGATGTACTTGAGACACCGGGTCATACCCCTGAACATATTGTATATGTGGTTACTGATCAGTCGCGGGGCACCTCCCCCATTGGGGCCTTTGTGGGAGATGTAATGTTCGTGGGTGACGTTGGAAGGCCTGACCTCTTTCCGGATATTGCTGAAGAGCTTGCAGGTAAACTCTATCACAGTCTTCATGACAAGCTGCTTAAACTGCCTGATTACTGTGAGATATATCCTGCCCATGGCGCCGGCTCTCTTTGCGGAAGGGCAATGGGCGCAAAATGGACCTCTACCATAGGTTATGAAAGGAACTTTAATCCGAGCCTTAAGATTAAAGACAAGAATAAATTCATTCAGTCTCTTACCTCCAATATGCCCCCGGCCCCTGACCACTTCAGCAGGTGTAGTGATATCAACAGGAAGGGGCCTGAAATGCTTTCCAGACTTCCGGGGATGGAGGAACTCACTGCCCCCGAATTTAAAGAGAGGATGCAGGCAAAGGGGTGCCTGGTGCTGGACACCCGGAGTTATCCCGCCTTTGCCGGTTTTCACATACCAGGTTCATGGCACCTTGATATTGGCGGCAATTTCCCCACCTTTGCCGGTTGGGTAATACCCCCTGACAGGGATATCCTTATTGTGGCTGACACTTATCAGGATGCAGCCAATGCGAGGCTTTGGATGCAGCGGGTGGGCATTGACCGCACAGCAGCATACCTTGGCGGCGGTATGCAGGGCTGGATAAACAATGGATATCAGACAGGGACTATAAGCCTGATCTCAGCCGAATATCTGTACAACCTTGTAAATAAGGATAAAAAATCCTTTACGCTGGTTGATGTGCGCGCCCCCCTTGAATATGAGACCGCACATATAGAGGGTTCCGTGAATATCCCTGCCCCTGAACTGCGATTTCGCAGTGATGAAATAAAAAAGGAGAAACCTGTTTATCTCATCTGCAGCACAGGCAACAGATCAAGCCTTGCAGCCAGTATACTGAAGCAGAATGGATTCACTGATGTGTATCATGTGCCCGGAGGCATGACCGGATACAGCGCGGCA encodes:
- a CDS encoding SLC13 family permease encodes the protein MNIDIIIVLSILFMTALLLIVDKLRIDIVSVLCMLSLAWTGILSPSEVLSGFSSNAVITMIAVMILGRGISRTGLMARFSQLTLRFTGSSRPRIITVLSVASGIMSGFVQNIGAAALFLPSIMNISRSRKIPASGLIMPVGFAIILGGSLTMIGSGPLMLVNDFLTGSSLSPYKLFSVTPLGLSLLFSYLLFFLLLSKYLLRQNRTKEETDGLQARLLEEWGLSSNIRYYKLSEKSPLIGKSLEDAGIWDEYNLNIIAVSRDKSVEYAPWRETRFDSGQIVAILGKEQNTENFAAAHDLVPVARPKRLNMLDDTTGAGFAEVVVPPRSGIAGHSIKNFGLRRHYGIEPVLLYHRGEKVKGNFSDVEIQPGDIFIVHGLWEKIADMKRSHDFVIITPIEIEEKDVSRAWIALLCFAISAGLAVAGFSIPVSFMSGGIAMVLTGVLPIDEAYNAIDWKVVFFMAGLIPLGIAMQKTGTALFIAEGIISRIHGSHIFIILMAISGITVLFSLFMSNVGAAVILFPMVISMASTMNIDPRPLALLVAVSTSNSFILPTHQVNALYKTPGGYRNMDYVKSGGGLTLLYLAVVVTVIYLFYL
- a CDS encoding MBL fold metallo-hydrolase — its product is MLLKHFFLEKIAHSSYILAGSKSCAVIDPRRDADLYINEARQMGVRITHILETHLHADFISGHMDLAAKTGAKIYAPKSGKCTFEHVAVSEGDSFTIEDMKLDVLETPGHTPEHIVYVVTDQSRGTSPIGAFVGDVMFVGDVGRPDLFPDIAEELAGKLYHSLHDKLLKLPDYCEIYPAHGAGSLCGRAMGAKWTSTIGYERNFNPSLKIKDKNKFIQSLTSNMPPAPDHFSRCSDINRKGPEMLSRLPGMEELTAPEFKERMQAKGCLVLDTRSYPAFAGFHIPGSWHLDIGGNFPTFAGWVIPPDRDILIVADTYQDAANARLWMQRVGIDRTAAYLGGGMQGWINNGYQTGTISLISAEYLYNLVNKDKKSFTLVDVRAPLEYETAHIEGSVNIPAPELRFRSDEIKKEKPVYLICSTGNRSSLAASILKQNGFTDVYHVPGGMTGYSAAGYIK